Proteins found in one Phoenix dactylifera cultivar Barhee BC4 unplaced genomic scaffold, palm_55x_up_171113_PBpolish2nd_filt_p 000529F, whole genome shotgun sequence genomic segment:
- the LOC120106339 gene encoding probable aspartic protease At2g35615 has translation MASPLTNLYFICLIAFVFRYAHGNAVGLHEFDVLGSWSNYSCSSGGNITRGLPIIHRLSPCAPQKLRLNFTSELDRHYLDDKLTLGTDSRLSRERNYLVVIGLGTPKKDFHVMFDTGSSLTWVQCEPCRKCYDQAGPPRTVRYLSPPNLAATFRTVAAGPDK, from the coding sequence ATGGCTTCCCCTCTTACCAACCTATACTTCATCTGTCTCATCGCTTTCGTTTTCCGGTATGCCCATGGCAATGCCGTAGGGCTTCACGAGTTCGACGTCCTGGGTTCCTGGAGCAACTACAGCTGCTCTTCCGGCGGGAACATCACCCGCGGCTTGCCGATAATCCATCGGCTAAGCCCTTGTGCTCCCCAGAAGCTGCGTCTCAACTTCACCAGCGAGCTCGACCGGCATTACCTTGACGATAAGTTGACGCTTGGAACTGACTCCAGACTTTCCCGAGAGCGCAACTACCTCGTCGTCATTGGGCTGGGCACTCCCAAAAAGGATTTTCACGTGATGTTCGACACCGGCAGCAGCCTTACTTGGGTCCAGTGCGAGCCTTGCAGGAAGTGCTACGACCAAGCAGGTCCTCCACGTACCGTGCGATACCTTTCGCCTCCCAACCTTGCCGCGACCTTCCGTACCGTAGCGGCTGGACCCGACAAGTAG
- the LOC103698137 gene encoding aspartyl protease AED1-like: MASPLTNLYFICLIAFVFRYAHGNAVGLHEFDVLGSWSNYSCSSGGNITRGLPIIHRLSPCAPQKLRLNFTSELDRHYLDDKLTLGTDSRLSRERNYLVVIGLGTPKKDFHVMFDTGSSLTWVQCEPCRKCYDQADPKFESARSSTYRRVRFTSQACHELPYRSGRTRQGYCKYKITYFDDDSSEGTSSSETLTLGSADVIPGFQFGCGVDQEGTLWDAYAGIRGLGRGPESLLSQTPRYGGIFSYCLPMATSRGYLALGDRGSSSSNIK; encoded by the coding sequence ATGGCTTCCCCTCTTACCAACCTATACTTCATCTGTCTCATCGCTTTCGTTTTCCGGTATGCCCATGGCAATGCCGTAGGGCTTCACGAGTTCGACGTCCTGGGTTCCTGGAGCAACTACAGCTGCTCTTCCGGCGGGAACATCACCCGCGGCTTGCCGATAATCCATCGGCTAAGCCCTTGTGCTCCCCAGAAGCTGCGTCTCAACTTCACCAGCGAGCTCGACCGGCATTACCTTGACGATAAGTTGACGCTTGGAACTGACTCCAGACTTTCCCGAGAGCGCAACTACCTCGTCGTCATTGGGCTGGGCACTCCCAAAAAGGATTTTCACGTGATGTTCGACACCGGCAGCAGCCTTACTTGGGTCCAGTGCGAGCCTTGCAGGAAGTGCTACGACCAAGCAGATCCAAAATTCGAGTCGGCTCGGTCCTCCACGTACCGTAGGGTACGTTTCACCTCCCAAGCTTGCCACGAGCTTCCGTACCGTAGCGGCCGGACCCGACAAGGTTACTGCAAATATAAAATCACGTACTTCGACGACGACTCTTCTGAAGGAACCTCCTCCAGCGAGACCCTCACTCTCGGATCAGCGGACGTGATTCCAGGATTCCAGTTTGGGTGCGGGGTCGATCAAGAAGGAACTCTCTGGGATGCATACGCTGGAATCCGGGGTCTTGGAAGGGGCCCCGAATCGCTGCTGTCCCAGACACCGAGATACGGTGGGATTTTCTCCTACTGCCTTCCGATGGCAACGTCGCGCGGCTACTTGGCGCTGGGTGACAGAGGAAGCTCGTCCTCGAACATCAAGTAG